In Taeniopygia guttata chromosome Z, bTaeGut7.mat, whole genome shotgun sequence, one genomic interval encodes:
- the TTC39B gene encoding tetratricopeptide repeat protein 39B isoform X4, which produces MDLKCALEECSMALNLFLNNKFSEALELLRPWSKDSMYHALGYSTILVMQAAMTFEQQDIQMGISTMREALQTCQRFRKRNTVVESLSNLVSKQPVDQLSEEEMHAEICYAECLLQKAALTFVQDENMINFIRGGLKIRTSYQIYKECHQVLQATQGNKSKNETYCQFEGGVKLGIGAFNLMLSLLPGRILRLLEFIGFSGNRELGLHQLREGASGSSLRAILCTFTLLVYHTYVSLILGTGEANLQEADSLLEPYLQKFPNGSIILFYAARIDVLKGNFEKAQLTFQDCIAAQHEWKQIHHLCYWELMWCYTFQQDWLQAYRYADLLSKESRWSKAIYVFQKAAILCMLPEDDLKRTGEDIVSLFRQVDGLKQRIAGKSIPTEKFAVRKARRYACPQPVKLILPALEMMYVWNGFAVVGKRADLTDNLLVTIEKEETTLQNETNHNEYYVDDMCMLQLLKGLCLKHLGRLMQAELCFSKVIQSEKQIKYDNYLVPFTLYELGLLYKQQDEREKAIRYIETAKNNYKEYSMESRLHFRIHAALDSLKVSPASTP; this is translated from the exons ATGGATCTCAAGTGTGCTCTGGAAGAATGTTCAATGGCACTGAACTTATTTCTAAACAATAAGTTCTCTGAAGCGCTGGAACTACTTCGTCCATG GTCCAAAGATAGTATGTACCATGCACTTGGATACAGCACTATTTTAGTTATGCAAGCTGCCATGACCTTTGAACAGCAGGATATACAAATGGGAATTTCTACAATGAGGGAGGCTTTGCAAACCTGCCAAAG attcaggaaaagaaacacagtGGTGGAATCCTTGTCCAATCTAGTTTCTAAACAGCCAGTGGATCAGTTGAGTGAAG AGGAAATGCATGCTGAAATCTGCTATGCTGAATGCTTATTGCAGAAAGCAGCTCTCACCTTCGTACAG GATGAAAATATGATCAACTTTATCAGAGGTGGCCTGAAAATCAGGACAAGTTACCAAATATACAA GGAATGTCATCAGGTGCTACAGGCAACTCAGgggaacaaaagcaaaaatgaaacataCTGCCAGTTTGAAGGAGGAGTAAAACTTGGAATTGGAGCATTCAACTTG aTGCTGTCACTTTTACCAGGAAGGATCCTCCGACTTTTAGAATTTATTGGATTTTCTGGCAATAGG GAGTTGGGCCTCCACCAACTACGGGAAGGCGcatctggcagcagtttgaggGCCATTCTGTGTACTTTCACCCTGTTGGTTTATCATACTTACGTCTCCTTAATCCTTG GTACAGGGGAAGCTAACCTTCAGGAAGCAGACAGTCTCCTCGAACCCTACCTCCAGAAATTCCCAAAT GGTTCCATTATTCTATTTTATGCTGCCAGAATAGATGTACTGAAAGGAAATTTTGAAAAG GCACAGCTGACGTTCCAAGACTGCATAGCAGCCCAGCATGAGTGGAAACAGATTCATCATCTCTGTTACTGGGAACTGATGTGGTGCTACACCTTCCAGCAGGACTGGCTTCAAGCATATCGGTATGCAGACTTGCTCAGCAAAGAGAGCAGGTGGTCTAAG GCAATATATGTATTCCAGAAGGCAGCAATTCTGTGTATGCTTCCAGAGGATGATTTGAAGAGGACTGGTGAGGACATAGTGTCTTTATTCAG ACAAGTGGATGGTCTAAAACAGAGAATTGCAGGAAAATCTATCCCGACTGAGAAGTTTGCAGTAAGGAAAGCTCGACGCTATGCATGTCCTCAGCCAGTGAAGCTGATCTTACCTGCCTTG gaaaTGATGTATGTCTGGAATGGATTTGCAGTTGTGGGCAAAAGAGCAGACCTCACTGATAACTTACTGGTAACAattgaaaaagaagaaaccaCTCTACAAAATGAAACTA ATCACAATGAATACTATGTGGACGATATGTGCATGTTGCAGCTACTGAAAGGCCTTTGTCTGAAACACTTGGGAAGACTGATGCAAGCTGAGCTGTGTTTCAGTAAAGTAAttcaaag tgagaagcaaataaaatatgaCAATTACTTGGTGCCATTCACGCTGTATGAATTGGGTCTTCTGTACAAACAACAGgatgagagagaaaaagcaattaGATACATAGAAACTGCAAA AAACAACTACAAGGAATACTCTATGGAGTCCAGGTTGCACTTCAGAATTCATGCAGCGCTTGACAGCTTGAAGGTGTCCCCTGCTTCTACACCTTGA
- the TTC39B gene encoding tetratricopeptide repeat protein 39B isoform X2: MASVGNGTEESGGGGEEENFEDAYENIPVASKMDLKCALEECSMALNLFLNNKFSEALELLRPWSKDSMYHALGYSTILVMQAAMTFEQQDIQMGISTMREALQTCQRFRKRNTVVESLSNLVSKQPVDQLSEEEMHAEICYAECLLQKAALTFVQDENMINFIRGGLKIRTSYQIYKECHQVLQATQGNKSKNETYCQFEGGVKLGIGAFNLMLSLLPGRILRLLEFIGFSGNRELGLHQLREGASGSSLRAILCTFTLLVYHTYVSLILGTGEANLQEADSLLEPYLQKFPNGSIILFYAARIDVLKGNFEKAQLTFQDCIAAQHEWKQIHHLCYWELMWCYTFQQDWLQAYRYADLLSKESRWSKAIYVFQKAAILCMLPEDDLKRTGEDIVSLFRQVDGLKQRIAGKSIPTEKFAVRKARRYACPQPVKLILPALEMMYVWNGFAVVGKRADLTDNLLVTIEKEETTLQNETNHNEYYVDDMCMLQLLKGLCLKHLGRLMQAELCFSKVIQSEKQIKYDNYLVPFTLYELGLLYKQQDEREKAIRYIETAKTCPI, from the exons gGCATCCAAGATGGATCTCAAGTGTGCTCTGGAAGAATGTTCAATGGCACTGAACTTATTTCTAAACAATAAGTTCTCTGAAGCGCTGGAACTACTTCGTCCATG GTCCAAAGATAGTATGTACCATGCACTTGGATACAGCACTATTTTAGTTATGCAAGCTGCCATGACCTTTGAACAGCAGGATATACAAATGGGAATTTCTACAATGAGGGAGGCTTTGCAAACCTGCCAAAG attcaggaaaagaaacacagtGGTGGAATCCTTGTCCAATCTAGTTTCTAAACAGCCAGTGGATCAGTTGAGTGAAG AGGAAATGCATGCTGAAATCTGCTATGCTGAATGCTTATTGCAGAAAGCAGCTCTCACCTTCGTACAG GATGAAAATATGATCAACTTTATCAGAGGTGGCCTGAAAATCAGGACAAGTTACCAAATATACAA GGAATGTCATCAGGTGCTACAGGCAACTCAGgggaacaaaagcaaaaatgaaacataCTGCCAGTTTGAAGGAGGAGTAAAACTTGGAATTGGAGCATTCAACTTG aTGCTGTCACTTTTACCAGGAAGGATCCTCCGACTTTTAGAATTTATTGGATTTTCTGGCAATAGG GAGTTGGGCCTCCACCAACTACGGGAAGGCGcatctggcagcagtttgaggGCCATTCTGTGTACTTTCACCCTGTTGGTTTATCATACTTACGTCTCCTTAATCCTTG GTACAGGGGAAGCTAACCTTCAGGAAGCAGACAGTCTCCTCGAACCCTACCTCCAGAAATTCCCAAAT GGTTCCATTATTCTATTTTATGCTGCCAGAATAGATGTACTGAAAGGAAATTTTGAAAAG GCACAGCTGACGTTCCAAGACTGCATAGCAGCCCAGCATGAGTGGAAACAGATTCATCATCTCTGTTACTGGGAACTGATGTGGTGCTACACCTTCCAGCAGGACTGGCTTCAAGCATATCGGTATGCAGACTTGCTCAGCAAAGAGAGCAGGTGGTCTAAG GCAATATATGTATTCCAGAAGGCAGCAATTCTGTGTATGCTTCCAGAGGATGATTTGAAGAGGACTGGTGAGGACATAGTGTCTTTATTCAG ACAAGTGGATGGTCTAAAACAGAGAATTGCAGGAAAATCTATCCCGACTGAGAAGTTTGCAGTAAGGAAAGCTCGACGCTATGCATGTCCTCAGCCAGTGAAGCTGATCTTACCTGCCTTG gaaaTGATGTATGTCTGGAATGGATTTGCAGTTGTGGGCAAAAGAGCAGACCTCACTGATAACTTACTGGTAACAattgaaaaagaagaaaccaCTCTACAAAATGAAACTA ATCACAATGAATACTATGTGGACGATATGTGCATGTTGCAGCTACTGAAAGGCCTTTGTCTGAAACACTTGGGAAGACTGATGCAAGCTGAGCTGTGTTTCAGTAAAGTAAttcaaag tgagaagcaaataaaatatgaCAATTACTTGGTGCCATTCACGCTGTATGAATTGGGTCTTCTGTACAAACAACAGgatgagagagaaaaagcaattaGATACATAGAAACTGCAAA GACTTGTCCAATATAG
- the TTC39B gene encoding tetratricopeptide repeat protein 39B isoform X3, whose protein sequence is MASKMDLKCALEECSMALNLFLNNKFSEALELLRPWSKDSMYHALGYSTILVMQAAMTFEQQDIQMGISTMREALQTCQRFRKRNTVVESLSNLVSKQPVDQLSEEEMHAEICYAECLLQKAALTFVQDENMINFIRGGLKIRTSYQIYKECHQVLQATQGNKSKNETYCQFEGGVKLGIGAFNLMLSLLPGRILRLLEFIGFSGNRELGLHQLREGASGSSLRAILCTFTLLVYHTYVSLILGTGEANLQEADSLLEPYLQKFPNGSIILFYAARIDVLKGNFEKAQLTFQDCIAAQHEWKQIHHLCYWELMWCYTFQQDWLQAYRYADLLSKESRWSKAIYVFQKAAILCMLPEDDLKRTGEDIVSLFRQVDGLKQRIAGKSIPTEKFAVRKARRYACPQPVKLILPALEMMYVWNGFAVVGKRADLTDNLLVTIEKEETTLQNETNHNEYYVDDMCMLQLLKGLCLKHLGRLMQAELCFSKVIQSEKQIKYDNYLVPFTLYELGLLYKQQDEREKAIRYIETAKNNYKEYSMESRLHFRIHAALDSLKVSPASTP, encoded by the exons gGCATCCAAGATGGATCTCAAGTGTGCTCTGGAAGAATGTTCAATGGCACTGAACTTATTTCTAAACAATAAGTTCTCTGAAGCGCTGGAACTACTTCGTCCATG GTCCAAAGATAGTATGTACCATGCACTTGGATACAGCACTATTTTAGTTATGCAAGCTGCCATGACCTTTGAACAGCAGGATATACAAATGGGAATTTCTACAATGAGGGAGGCTTTGCAAACCTGCCAAAG attcaggaaaagaaacacagtGGTGGAATCCTTGTCCAATCTAGTTTCTAAACAGCCAGTGGATCAGTTGAGTGAAG AGGAAATGCATGCTGAAATCTGCTATGCTGAATGCTTATTGCAGAAAGCAGCTCTCACCTTCGTACAG GATGAAAATATGATCAACTTTATCAGAGGTGGCCTGAAAATCAGGACAAGTTACCAAATATACAA GGAATGTCATCAGGTGCTACAGGCAACTCAGgggaacaaaagcaaaaatgaaacataCTGCCAGTTTGAAGGAGGAGTAAAACTTGGAATTGGAGCATTCAACTTG aTGCTGTCACTTTTACCAGGAAGGATCCTCCGACTTTTAGAATTTATTGGATTTTCTGGCAATAGG GAGTTGGGCCTCCACCAACTACGGGAAGGCGcatctggcagcagtttgaggGCCATTCTGTGTACTTTCACCCTGTTGGTTTATCATACTTACGTCTCCTTAATCCTTG GTACAGGGGAAGCTAACCTTCAGGAAGCAGACAGTCTCCTCGAACCCTACCTCCAGAAATTCCCAAAT GGTTCCATTATTCTATTTTATGCTGCCAGAATAGATGTACTGAAAGGAAATTTTGAAAAG GCACAGCTGACGTTCCAAGACTGCATAGCAGCCCAGCATGAGTGGAAACAGATTCATCATCTCTGTTACTGGGAACTGATGTGGTGCTACACCTTCCAGCAGGACTGGCTTCAAGCATATCGGTATGCAGACTTGCTCAGCAAAGAGAGCAGGTGGTCTAAG GCAATATATGTATTCCAGAAGGCAGCAATTCTGTGTATGCTTCCAGAGGATGATTTGAAGAGGACTGGTGAGGACATAGTGTCTTTATTCAG ACAAGTGGATGGTCTAAAACAGAGAATTGCAGGAAAATCTATCCCGACTGAGAAGTTTGCAGTAAGGAAAGCTCGACGCTATGCATGTCCTCAGCCAGTGAAGCTGATCTTACCTGCCTTG gaaaTGATGTATGTCTGGAATGGATTTGCAGTTGTGGGCAAAAGAGCAGACCTCACTGATAACTTACTGGTAACAattgaaaaagaagaaaccaCTCTACAAAATGAAACTA ATCACAATGAATACTATGTGGACGATATGTGCATGTTGCAGCTACTGAAAGGCCTTTGTCTGAAACACTTGGGAAGACTGATGCAAGCTGAGCTGTGTTTCAGTAAAGTAAttcaaag tgagaagcaaataaaatatgaCAATTACTTGGTGCCATTCACGCTGTATGAATTGGGTCTTCTGTACAAACAACAGgatgagagagaaaaagcaattaGATACATAGAAACTGCAAA AAACAACTACAAGGAATACTCTATGGAGTCCAGGTTGCACTTCAGAATTCATGCAGCGCTTGACAGCTTGAAGGTGTCCCCTGCTTCTACACCTTGA
- the TTC39B gene encoding tetratricopeptide repeat protein 39B isoform X1 has translation MASVGNGTEESGGGGEEENFEDAYENIPVASKMDLKCALEECSMALNLFLNNKFSEALELLRPWSKDSMYHALGYSTILVMQAAMTFEQQDIQMGISTMREALQTCQRFRKRNTVVESLSNLVSKQPVDQLSEEEMHAEICYAECLLQKAALTFVQDENMINFIRGGLKIRTSYQIYKECHQVLQATQGNKSKNETYCQFEGGVKLGIGAFNLMLSLLPGRILRLLEFIGFSGNRELGLHQLREGASGSSLRAILCTFTLLVYHTYVSLILGTGEANLQEADSLLEPYLQKFPNGSIILFYAARIDVLKGNFEKAQLTFQDCIAAQHEWKQIHHLCYWELMWCYTFQQDWLQAYRYADLLSKESRWSKAIYVFQKAAILCMLPEDDLKRTGEDIVSLFRQVDGLKQRIAGKSIPTEKFAVRKARRYACPQPVKLILPALEMMYVWNGFAVVGKRADLTDNLLVTIEKEETTLQNETNHNEYYVDDMCMLQLLKGLCLKHLGRLMQAELCFSKVIQSEKQIKYDNYLVPFTLYELGLLYKQQDEREKAIRYIETAKNNYKEYSMESRLHFRIHAALDSLKVSPASTP, from the exons gGCATCCAAGATGGATCTCAAGTGTGCTCTGGAAGAATGTTCAATGGCACTGAACTTATTTCTAAACAATAAGTTCTCTGAAGCGCTGGAACTACTTCGTCCATG GTCCAAAGATAGTATGTACCATGCACTTGGATACAGCACTATTTTAGTTATGCAAGCTGCCATGACCTTTGAACAGCAGGATATACAAATGGGAATTTCTACAATGAGGGAGGCTTTGCAAACCTGCCAAAG attcaggaaaagaaacacagtGGTGGAATCCTTGTCCAATCTAGTTTCTAAACAGCCAGTGGATCAGTTGAGTGAAG AGGAAATGCATGCTGAAATCTGCTATGCTGAATGCTTATTGCAGAAAGCAGCTCTCACCTTCGTACAG GATGAAAATATGATCAACTTTATCAGAGGTGGCCTGAAAATCAGGACAAGTTACCAAATATACAA GGAATGTCATCAGGTGCTACAGGCAACTCAGgggaacaaaagcaaaaatgaaacataCTGCCAGTTTGAAGGAGGAGTAAAACTTGGAATTGGAGCATTCAACTTG aTGCTGTCACTTTTACCAGGAAGGATCCTCCGACTTTTAGAATTTATTGGATTTTCTGGCAATAGG GAGTTGGGCCTCCACCAACTACGGGAAGGCGcatctggcagcagtttgaggGCCATTCTGTGTACTTTCACCCTGTTGGTTTATCATACTTACGTCTCCTTAATCCTTG GTACAGGGGAAGCTAACCTTCAGGAAGCAGACAGTCTCCTCGAACCCTACCTCCAGAAATTCCCAAAT GGTTCCATTATTCTATTTTATGCTGCCAGAATAGATGTACTGAAAGGAAATTTTGAAAAG GCACAGCTGACGTTCCAAGACTGCATAGCAGCCCAGCATGAGTGGAAACAGATTCATCATCTCTGTTACTGGGAACTGATGTGGTGCTACACCTTCCAGCAGGACTGGCTTCAAGCATATCGGTATGCAGACTTGCTCAGCAAAGAGAGCAGGTGGTCTAAG GCAATATATGTATTCCAGAAGGCAGCAATTCTGTGTATGCTTCCAGAGGATGATTTGAAGAGGACTGGTGAGGACATAGTGTCTTTATTCAG ACAAGTGGATGGTCTAAAACAGAGAATTGCAGGAAAATCTATCCCGACTGAGAAGTTTGCAGTAAGGAAAGCTCGACGCTATGCATGTCCTCAGCCAGTGAAGCTGATCTTACCTGCCTTG gaaaTGATGTATGTCTGGAATGGATTTGCAGTTGTGGGCAAAAGAGCAGACCTCACTGATAACTTACTGGTAACAattgaaaaagaagaaaccaCTCTACAAAATGAAACTA ATCACAATGAATACTATGTGGACGATATGTGCATGTTGCAGCTACTGAAAGGCCTTTGTCTGAAACACTTGGGAAGACTGATGCAAGCTGAGCTGTGTTTCAGTAAAGTAAttcaaag tgagaagcaaataaaatatgaCAATTACTTGGTGCCATTCACGCTGTATGAATTGGGTCTTCTGTACAAACAACAGgatgagagagaaaaagcaattaGATACATAGAAACTGCAAA AAACAACTACAAGGAATACTCTATGGAGTCCAGGTTGCACTTCAGAATTCATGCAGCGCTTGACAGCTTGAAGGTGTCCCCTGCTTCTACACCTTGA